One window of Elusimicrobiaceae bacterium genomic DNA carries:
- the tig gene encoding trigger factor, with amino-acid sequence MSIFKTAAAGEVNAKQLSKEGCRVTLSVEATPELITKAFQNAAVQVQSRAQMQGFRAGKVPLDLVKQNFAGHIKERALDLAVKSAISAALEQTKLNPVTLPSLTKADFASFNDGKAFSFELAIDVAPEFDVKDYKGIEVTKKPETATEEEVNAQLQRILEGNARLESAAEGAVIDDKVYAVVQYKGKRNGQDDYKLSADSELIDMAAPQTMPELAQNILGLKKGDTKDYEVKEGEDTLSFHVIVDDIKNKIMPTLDDSFAKDMGFDNLEALKARVQEGMNAEAKENSARDLVAQIEAHLVKTNEFALPETLVQEYTDSSLNNFVRNVTQMKPEQLSAEQRKSFEERIRPTVEKDLRVGYIIHAIAKKENLQATQADWQAELDKSLTTNAKNKEDEKKIRAFFEERKEHILATLNERKVFDFLKEQAVVK; translated from the coding sequence ATGTCTATTTTTAAGACCGCCGCGGCGGGCGAAGTAAATGCCAAACAATTATCTAAAGAAGGTTGCCGTGTCACTTTAAGTGTAGAAGCCACCCCCGAATTAATCACCAAAGCTTTTCAAAACGCCGCTGTACAAGTGCAGTCTCGCGCCCAAATGCAAGGTTTTCGCGCTGGAAAAGTACCCCTTGATTTAGTAAAACAAAATTTTGCCGGACATATTAAAGAACGCGCTTTGGATTTGGCCGTTAAGAGTGCCATCTCTGCCGCGTTGGAACAAACCAAATTAAATCCTGTCACCTTGCCCTCTTTGACCAAAGCCGATTTTGCTTCCTTTAACGATGGTAAAGCCTTTAGCTTTGAATTGGCTATTGATGTGGCTCCGGAATTTGACGTAAAAGACTACAAAGGTATTGAAGTGACCAAAAAACCGGAAACCGCTACCGAAGAAGAAGTGAATGCACAGTTGCAACGTATTTTAGAAGGAAATGCCCGTTTGGAAAGTGCTGCCGAAGGTGCCGTTATTGATGATAAAGTGTATGCTGTAGTACAGTACAAAGGCAAACGCAACGGTCAAGACGATTACAAACTCAGCGCCGATAGCGAACTGATTGATATGGCCGCTCCGCAAACCATGCCTGAATTGGCCCAAAATATTTTAGGTCTTAAAAAAGGCGATACGAAAGATTATGAAGTAAAAGAAGGCGAAGATACTTTATCTTTCCACGTTATCGTAGATGATATCAAAAACAAAATTATGCCTACTTTGGACGATAGTTTTGCCAAAGATATGGGTTTTGATAATTTAGAAGCCTTAAAAGCGCGCGTGCAAGAAGGTATGAATGCCGAAGCCAAAGAAAACTCCGCCCGTGACTTGGTGGCTCAAATTGAGGCTCACTTGGTGAAAACCAATGAGTTTGCTTTGCCCGAAACGTTGGTACAAGAATATACTGACAGTTCTTTAAATAACTTTGTGCGCAATGTCACTCAAATGAAACCGGAACAACTTTCCGCCGAACAACGCAAAAGTTTTGAAGAACGCATTCGCCCTACGGTGGAAAAAGACTTGCGCGTAGGTTATATCATTCACGCTATTGCTAAAAAAGAAAATTTGCAAGCCACGCAAGCCGATTGGCAAGCCGAGTTGGACAAGAGTTTAACCACCAATGCCAAAAACAAGGAAGACGAAAAGAAAATCCGCGCTTTCTTCGAAGAACGCAAAGAGCATATCTTGGCCACTTTGAATGAACGCAAAGTTTTTGACTTCCTCAAAGAACAAGCCGTTGTAAAATAA
- a CDS encoding prepilin-type N-terminal cleavage/methylation domain-containing protein: protein MKRILKSKKGVSLLEGLIALMLLAIVATGTFGVLLSTSRKSSAPDMREEMALAVDRAQQMLQVYVNANQTNISSDFGDTYATQISSGLCGDDTTPLAVGEHEINCLLPHQCDVKNSGFIYKVSEVANAALRPRTTDLAKKKKEDGTDDAVVNNAATTEIQVEFLISCNGYTL from the coding sequence ATGAAAAGAATTTTAAAAAGTAAAAAGGGTGTTTCGTTGTTGGAAGGGTTGATTGCGCTGATGCTTTTGGCCATTGTGGCGACTGGTACCTTTGGCGTTTTGCTCAGTACTTCTCGCAAAAGTTCAGCTCCGGATATGCGTGAAGAAATGGCTCTTGCCGTAGACAGAGCCCAGCAAATGTTGCAAGTGTATGTAAATGCAAATCAAACCAATATAAGCAGTGATTTTGGCGATACTTATGCTACGCAGATTTCGTCTGGATTGTGCGGAGATGATACCACCCCTTTGGCTGTGGGCGAACATGAAATAAACTGTTTGTTGCCGCATCAATGCGATGTTAAAAATTCCGGTTTTATATATAAAGTTTCAGAAGTTGCCAATGCTGCTTTGCGTCCTCGCACAACAGATTTGGCCAAGAAGAAAAAAGAAGATGGTACAGATGATGCTGTTGTAAATAACGCAGCGACGACGGAAATTCAGGTAGAGTTTTTGATTTCTTGTAATGGGTACACGTTATGA
- a CDS encoding type II secretion system protein gives MDKKGFTLMEILFVLLVIATIVSFAVPGLRSVRFDIRNSQAKNALKNLLEARRSFYQNTKGVDIKEDSSFEAKNAKGFSTQACNNQAASGIPSPAQEKAEPAQLFACGFANWKDFSSLPYTFYFCDHWTAASHTSELCQVKSYDDRTVAMYAYVAEADRRLGGDKYYILKDGSTHYYMAIGWDGQIYENLE, from the coding sequence ATGGATAAAAAGGGTTTTACCTTAATGGAAATTTTGTTCGTGCTTTTGGTTATCGCAACGATTGTCAGCTTTGCGGTGCCGGGTTTACGTTCGGTACGTTTTGATATTCGTAATTCTCAAGCAAAAAATGCTTTAAAAAACTTGTTGGAAGCACGTCGCTCTTTTTATCAAAATACAAAAGGGGTGGATATCAAGGAGGACTCTTCGTTTGAGGCTAAAAATGCTAAGGGTTTCTCTACTCAGGCATGCAATAACCAAGCAGCCAGCGGTATCCCTTCTCCTGCTCAAGAAAAGGCAGAACCCGCCCAATTGTTCGCTTGCGGTTTTGCTAATTGGAAAGACTTTTCCTCTTTGCCTTATACCTTTTATTTTTGTGATCATTGGACTGCGGCCAGCCATACCAGTGAGTTGTGCCAAGTAAAAAGTTATGACGACCGGACGGTAGCTATGTATGCCTATGTAGCAGAAGCAGACAGACGCTTAGGCGGAGATAAATACTATATTTTAAAAGATGGGAGTACTCATTATTATATGGCTATCGGTTGGGATGGGCAAATATATGAGAATTTGGAGTAA
- a CDS encoding prepilin-type N-terminal cleavage/methylation domain-containing protein: MPLKKKDCRGGFTLVEVLVVVVIVVTITMFAVPSYKKSQARAQYMSASGVLVELATATQMLMEEYPDLEISSAAFSSNTPDYSSAPTASTAAAWMLGKQYLGKVDFQSDGKYKGYNYAFSTTGKPVCSSTCKRDAAADALACMENKDHTIDAYKCAWVSREDGMLHNSNG; the protein is encoded by the coding sequence ATGCCATTAAAAAAGAAGGATTGTCGAGGCGGTTTTACATTGGTGGAAGTGCTGGTGGTGGTGGTAATTGTTGTCACGATTACGATGTTTGCGGTGCCTTCTTATAAAAAATCGCAGGCGCGTGCTCAATATATGTCCGCTTCCGGAGTATTGGTGGAGTTGGCTACGGCTACGCAGATGCTGATGGAGGAATATCCGGATTTGGAGATTAGTTCTGCAGCGTTTTCTTCCAACACGCCAGATTATTCTTCCGCCCCTACGGCAAGTACAGCTGCTGCTTGGATGTTGGGTAAACAGTATTTGGGAAAAGTAGATTTTCAGTCTGATGGTAAATACAAAGGCTATAATTATGCTTTTAGCACCACTGGAAAGCCGGTTTGTTCCAGCACTTGTAAACGGGACGCAGCAGCAGATGCATTGGCCTGTATGGAAAATAAAGACCACACAATAGATGCTTATAAATGTGCTTGGGTCAGCCGAGAAGACGGCATGTTGCATAATAGCAACGGGTGA
- a CDS encoding type II secretion system F family protein encodes MQKYSYVVKDGNGKTLKGSINAESRDRVIFALQNKGYIILEVRDGSSSGLFGKTAGTKKVGGKVPGHVLAFFAEQLSTLIAGGVPLVRAVSLLSEYASNPKLGVVLNQVAKDVAAGNSFHSALSRHPKTFDNIWLSLVQAGEVGGNLADTLGQISQYIKTQEGMKSKIITAVTYPAILTFASVGVLVYFILGIVPTFAQIFKDFNIELPMITVVVLAISGFLINNGILLIVGMIVAFLGFRFYIKTPEGKKRWHSFLLAIPLFGNFLRNIYYSRMLTTLATLLRSGVTILNAISVLEDSFNTNVIIQNALRQAKTQVAGGKSISDSFREAGVFPGLMTEMMLMGEESGKLPSIIATLSKFYADNVDQFIARFSAVIDPILICGVGALIGIIVASIFLPIFKLSQIGGQ; translated from the coding sequence ATGCAAAAATACAGTTATGTAGTCAAAGATGGAAATGGGAAAACTCTCAAGGGTAGTATTAACGCCGAAAGCCGCGATAGAGTAATTTTTGCGTTGCAGAATAAAGGCTATATTATTCTGGAAGTACGCGATGGCTCTAGCAGTGGACTTTTTGGTAAAACAGCCGGTACCAAAAAGGTAGGCGGCAAAGTGCCTGGCCACGTGTTGGCCTTCTTTGCTGAGCAGCTTTCTACCCTGATTGCCGGCGGTGTGCCGTTGGTGCGTGCCGTTTCGCTTTTAAGTGAATATGCTTCTAACCCTAAATTGGGTGTGGTGTTAAACCAAGTAGCCAAAGACGTGGCTGCCGGTAATTCTTTTCACTCTGCGTTGTCGCGCCATCCAAAGACTTTTGATAACATTTGGTTGTCTTTGGTGCAGGCCGGCGAAGTAGGTGGAAACTTGGCTGACACATTGGGTCAAATTTCTCAATACATTAAAACCCAAGAAGGCATGAAAAGCAAAATTATTACGGCTGTCACTTATCCGGCTATTTTGACTTTTGCCTCTGTGGGTGTACTTGTGTACTTTATTTTGGGTATTGTGCCTACGTTTGCTCAAATCTTTAAAGATTTTAATATCGAGTTGCCGATGATTACCGTAGTGGTGTTGGCCATTTCTGGTTTCTTAATCAATAACGGTATTTTGCTTATTGTCGGGATGATAGTCGCCTTTTTAGGCTTTCGCTTCTATATCAAAACACCGGAAGGTAAGAAACGTTGGCATTCCTTCTTGCTAGCGATACCCTTGTTTGGTAATTTTTTGCGCAACATTTATTATTCTCGAATGTTGACAACATTGGCTACGTTGTTGCGTAGCGGTGTGACTATTTTGAACGCAATATCGGTATTGGAAGATTCTTTTAACACCAACGTTATTATTCAAAATGCATTGCGTCAGGCTAAAACCCAAGTGGCGGGCGGTAAGTCTATTTCTGATTCTTTCCGCGAAGCAGGCGTATTTCCCGGATTGATGACGGAAATGATGCTCATGGGTGAAGAATCCGGTAAATTGCCCAGCATTATTGCTACGCTTTCTAAGTTCTATGCCGACAACGTGGATCAATTTATTGCCCGTTTCTCTGCGGTTATTGACCCAATTTTGATTTGTGGTGTGGGTGCTTTGATCGGTATTATTGTGGCGTCTATTTTCTTGCCGATTTTCAAGTTATCTCAAATCGGTGGGCAATAA
- the tadA gene encoding Flp pilus assembly complex ATPase component TadA, with the protein MAKELGDILVEQGTLSDEQLKRAELYARQNNVSVGEALVSFGFATEEQVTSARAKHHSLPYACKENGILNPERDQDLQKLIPEKFARENLVVPLFIEDNELAAAFFDPTNLFLMDNIRMMVGREVQPFIASKSQILSVIDVFYGNKNLLEEVVNEAEKDKGAGQTASEEDVQVSGALDLDKTSANSSQNVKLVNAILKQAIAERTSDIHLEMFDERVSLRFRIDGSLYERTPPNKDSLSAIISRIKILSKLDIAEKRLPQDGSFGIKYQNRAIEVRVSVCPAVYGEKLVLRILDRGTGEMNVDKLGFEPEQKKAFLEAANLPHGLIFLTGPTGSGKSTTLNAVLTTIRTPELNFMTLEDPVEYKLAGISQVQVKPQIGLTFAAGLRSFLRQDPDVILVGEVRDNETAEACLKAALTGHLVLSTLHTNEALGAIPRLIDMGMEPFLLSSSLALVAAQRLVRILCPYCKVPYRPDPGIIAKIITEGHFNPKEANTWTFYRSVGCPKCVGTGFMGRRAIYEVYRINEEVRNIIYKTQDLVEMRRAIDRSGALNLRGNGWRKVVKGLTTIEEILSITTDE; encoded by the coding sequence ATGGCAAAAGAACTGGGTGATATTTTAGTGGAACAGGGGACCCTGTCCGATGAACAACTGAAAAGAGCTGAACTGTACGCACGCCAAAATAACGTGAGTGTTGGCGAAGCGTTGGTTTCGTTTGGATTTGCAACGGAAGAACAGGTGACGTCTGCCCGTGCAAAACATCATTCTCTCCCTTACGCTTGCAAAGAAAACGGTATTTTAAATCCGGAACGGGATCAAGATTTGCAAAAGTTGATTCCTGAAAAGTTTGCTCGTGAAAATTTAGTAGTTCCTTTGTTTATTGAGGATAATGAGTTGGCTGCGGCTTTTTTTGATCCTACGAACTTATTCTTGATGGACAATATCCGCATGATGGTGGGACGTGAGGTACAACCGTTTATTGCCAGTAAGAGCCAAATTTTATCGGTAATTGACGTTTTCTACGGTAATAAAAACCTCTTGGAAGAAGTAGTAAATGAAGCAGAAAAAGACAAGGGGGCCGGGCAAACAGCCTCTGAAGAAGACGTGCAGGTTTCCGGTGCGCTCGATTTGGATAAAACCTCTGCCAATTCTTCTCAGAACGTTAAATTGGTAAACGCCATTTTGAAGCAAGCCATCGCGGAGCGTACCTCTGATATTCACTTGGAAATGTTTGACGAGCGCGTGAGTTTGCGTTTCCGCATTGACGGGTCTTTGTACGAACGTACTCCGCCTAATAAAGACTCTTTATCAGCCATTATTTCACGTATTAAAATTTTATCTAAACTTGATATCGCCGAAAAACGTTTGCCTCAGGACGGTAGTTTTGGTATTAAGTATCAAAACCGCGCTATTGAAGTGCGTGTGTCTGTATGTCCGGCCGTATATGGTGAAAAATTGGTACTTCGTATTTTGGACCGCGGTACCGGTGAAATGAATGTAGACAAACTCGGGTTTGAACCAGAGCAGAAAAAGGCCTTCTTGGAAGCGGCCAACTTACCTCATGGTTTGATTTTCTTGACCGGTCCTACCGGTTCTGGTAAATCCACCACGTTAAACGCGGTGCTTACCACCATTCGTACACCGGAACTCAACTTTATGACGCTGGAAGATCCTGTGGAATATAAACTAGCCGGTATCAGCCAAGTACAGGTGAAACCGCAAATTGGTTTAACATTTGCGGCGGGTCTGCGTTCGTTCTTGCGTCAAGATCCGGACGTAATTCTGGTAGGTGAGGTGCGTGATAACGAAACGGCAGAAGCCTGTTTGAAAGCTGCTTTGACAGGTCACTTGGTGCTTTCCACTTTGCACACCAACGAAGCCTTGGGTGCCATTCCCCGTTTGATTGATATGGGGATGGAGCCGTTCTTGTTGTCCAGCTCTTTGGCTTTGGTGGCGGCACAACGTTTGGTGCGTATTTTGTGTCCGTATTGTAAAGTTCCTTATCGCCCTGATCCGGGTATTATTGCGAAAATTATTACGGAAGGTCATTTCAATCCGAAAGAGGCCAACACTTGGACTTTTTACCGTTCAGTGGGTTGCCCCAAATGTGTGGGTACAGGGTTTATGGGCCGACGTGCTATTTATGAAGTGTATCGTATCAATGAAGAAGTGCGCAATATTATTTATAAAACGCAAGACTTGGTGGAGATGCGCCGAGCCATTGATAGAAGTGGCGCATTGAACTTGCGTGGAAATGGTTGGAGAAAAGTGGTGAAAGGTTTGACAACCATTGAGGAAATCTTGAGTATTACGACTGATGAATAA
- a CDS encoding prepilin-type N-terminal cleavage/methylation domain-containing protein: protein MKNKKGFTLTEVLLAVMIVGLISISLAALTRSAARESGVGRSKVMMRNNLSRFMRTLRADLQEATRVDECALCAADGDNGVFEVGAGDTVKLLRLTKNQMRDGNPVLEQITTQVGSTSSTEKKTVLYCFENGTETSNVVPEGAIRGGKIYRYEYPTAIVLTCDEAKNSGEVSKEVALSHVKYIPSIAGYAVPMIGRRSFSREGINSMLRVNIITELDSVPVVNETVEETFVAPIGY from the coding sequence ATGAAAAATAAAAAAGGGTTTACGTTAACGGAAGTGTTGTTGGCGGTGATGATTGTGGGCCTTATTTCCATCTCTTTGGCAGCATTAACTCGTTCTGCCGCCAGAGAATCCGGTGTGGGCCGCAGCAAAGTAATGATGAGAAACAACTTGTCTCGCTTTATGCGTACATTGCGTGCTGATTTGCAGGAGGCTACAAGAGTAGATGAATGTGCTCTTTGTGCTGCAGACGGAGATAATGGGGTGTTTGAGGTAGGTGCAGGAGACACCGTAAAACTTTTGCGCTTGACGAAAAATCAAATGCGCGACGGAAATCCTGTTTTAGAGCAAATTACGACGCAAGTCGGTTCTACTTCTTCCACAGAAAAAAAGACGGTTTTGTATTGTTTTGAAAACGGTACCGAAACCAGCAATGTTGTGCCGGAAGGAGCTATCAGAGGCGGTAAGATTTATCGTTATGAATATCCTACTGCTATTGTGCTGACTTGTGATGAGGCCAAAAACTCCGGAGAAGTCTCCAAAGAAGTGGCACTCTCTCACGTGAAATACATTCCCTCTATTGCAGGATATGCCGTGCCTATGATAGGGCGCAGAAGTTTTAGTCGGGAAGGGATAAACAGTATGTTGCGTGTAAATATTATTACGGAATTGGATTCCGTCCCCGTTGTTAACGAAACGGTGGAAGAAACCTTTGTTGCGCCTATCGGCTACTAG
- a CDS encoding prepilin-type N-terminal cleavage/methylation domain-containing protein: MKNQKGFTLLELLVASTILGILVVFATTSYRNSVAENRWAQARAMTNQLAGSLQRVKMDYPSVSFKEEIMQNVDYDGKCPFDMQESSFPEVFQAGDLTTCGYMESGAWTNTSFEYMICGTTPTGEICSKKDGENFPLACVKARDTARLPDQFKTNTYCVYETGKGIECRKKDSEEKCVSL; encoded by the coding sequence ATGAAAAATCAAAAAGGTTTTACTTTGTTGGAGTTGTTGGTTGCGTCTACCATTTTGGGGATTTTGGTGGTTTTTGCCACGACCTCTTACCGCAATAGTGTAGCGGAAAATCGTTGGGCGCAGGCGCGTGCGATGACTAATCAATTGGCAGGCAGTTTGCAACGTGTCAAAATGGATTATCCGTCTGTATCTTTTAAAGAAGAAATTATGCAAAATGTTGATTATGACGGAAAATGCCCATTTGACATGCAGGAAAGTTCTTTTCCTGAAGTTTTTCAAGCGGGAGATTTAACTACTTGCGGATATATGGAAAGCGGCGCTTGGACGAATACTTCTTTTGAGTATATGATTTGCGGTACAACTCCTACGGGAGAAATTTGTTCGAAAAAAGACGGAGAGAATTTTCCTTTGGCTTGTGTGAAAGCAAGAGACACAGCCCGACTGCCGGATCAGTTTAAAACCAATACCTATTGTGTGTATGAAACCGGAAAAGGTATAGAATGCCGTAAAAAAGATTCTGAAGAAAAATGTGTGTCCTTATAG
- a CDS encoding O-antigen ligase family protein, which yields MFQLTKTVAEGPYIKIMRALLSACFLAVPLLFFTDLTSNPFTVQSVLLYILLAAMYGVSAVRFLRAGHINFTRTFFDLAFVIYILAAAVSWLSAVSAAPQYLRQTLFYNLLDFGSLLLIVALGAYVISKNVVFSGVIESKTNYILLFIGWGALWLLLPQLKTHISGDGFWAHIFDWYGLVLWIVGIWLGTRVLSKLTQENVLVLSFVACALACMYGVFQGFGLDLLWPFDMQQFASKAFSTFGNPNFLSSFVVMLLPALLVYYMRTESRKDICVYGFLVLVYLFYLSFGLCRSCWIAACVGLVMMWMFGTLRSLIWQRKGRVFWLVVLGVAVTYLPVFVQSSRDALVNRVAEVSQVSPASITLDISRDKIFTSLHQRLYMWDVSKEIFLNRPVMGAGLGNFQTAFARTQPQTLLSHPNLRELKTVTNSPHNEIFFQLAQGGIVGVGLFLFMFMVLFLEVRDFAARKKEGDKKQLLQALFCGILAMLADNMLNISLHTVVPAFIFWWIVGAEVSGVGRAETNIEVSANPVTKTVALSILALTVGIAAWQGIVLASQFHSFRGQKSMANQQTAQAEKDLSYALKLYPANTEAGFKLGNLLLSQQKYADALQTFEKSISAAAYYDQVYYHAAIAALGSKDNAKSVRYLRETLRLDPFNLAAYETLGKLVREDVIYSDEETMTILERGLDLFPYDTSLWHDVGDIYLKRGEKEYAKTVYKKALTIDTLDKSLLKRLSKLYGKEEEKPEILSQAKQLQQYYDQVNNIQGSSRAKLKKLRSQLEQYVQLYPQDTNGSILLARYFMLTGNDIKSKELLESILQNHPEDLSANLALSSLLQQAEDLENAKKYLNNVLFYYPQNQTATRRLERLEGK from the coding sequence ATGTTCCAACTTACCAAAACCGTCGCCGAAGGACCTTATATCAAAATTATGCGTGCGCTACTGTCTGCTTGTTTTTTGGCGGTTCCGCTGCTTTTCTTTACCGATTTAACCTCCAATCCTTTTACCGTACAAAGTGTGCTTTTGTATATATTGTTAGCTGCTATGTATGGGGTGTCTGCCGTGCGGTTTTTGCGGGCGGGGCATATTAATTTTACGCGTACTTTTTTTGATTTGGCTTTTGTCATTTACATCTTGGCTGCAGCCGTAAGTTGGCTTTCAGCAGTATCGGCGGCCCCTCAATATTTGCGCCAAACTTTGTTTTATAATTTGTTGGATTTCGGGTCCCTCTTATTGATAGTGGCTTTAGGGGCTTATGTAATTAGTAAAAATGTAGTTTTCAGCGGCGTTATTGAAAGCAAGACCAATTACATTCTATTGTTTATCGGATGGGGGGCCTTGTGGTTGTTGTTGCCTCAACTTAAAACGCATATCTCCGGCGATGGTTTTTGGGCGCATATTTTTGATTGGTATGGCTTGGTGTTGTGGATAGTGGGAATTTGGCTGGGCACGCGCGTATTGAGTAAACTAACACAGGAAAATGTGTTGGTATTGAGTTTTGTGGCTTGTGCCTTGGCATGTATGTATGGCGTTTTTCAAGGGTTTGGGCTGGATCTTTTGTGGCCGTTTGATATGCAACAGTTTGCCAGTAAAGCATTTTCTACTTTTGGAAATCCTAATTTCTTGTCTTCTTTTGTTGTGATGTTATTACCTGCGTTGCTGGTATATTATATGCGTACCGAAAGCCGAAAAGATATTTGTGTGTACGGATTTTTGGTATTGGTTTATCTGTTTTATTTGTCCTTTGGGCTTTGCCGTTCTTGTTGGATAGCCGCCTGTGTGGGGCTAGTGATGATGTGGATGTTTGGTACATTGCGCAGTTTGATTTGGCAGCGTAAAGGACGTGTGTTTTGGTTGGTTGTATTGGGGGTAGCGGTGACGTATTTACCGGTATTTGTGCAAAGTTCTCGCGATGCCTTGGTTAACCGCGTAGCAGAAGTGAGCCAAGTGTCCCCGGCCAGTATTACATTGGATATTTCTCGTGATAAAATTTTTACTTCTTTACATCAACGTTTGTATATGTGGGACGTTTCTAAAGAAATCTTTTTAAATCGTCCTGTCATGGGTGCCGGTTTGGGGAATTTCCAAACGGCTTTTGCTCGTACACAACCGCAAACATTACTTTCACACCCTAATTTGCGTGAGTTGAAAACGGTCACCAATTCTCCGCATAATGAAATCTTTTTTCAGTTAGCGCAAGGCGGTATCGTAGGGGTGGGGTTATTCCTTTTTATGTTTATGGTTCTGTTTTTGGAAGTGCGCGATTTTGCCGCGCGCAAAAAAGAAGGAGATAAAAAGCAACTTTTGCAGGCATTGTTCTGTGGTATATTGGCAATGTTGGCTGACAATATGCTTAATATCTCTTTGCATACGGTTGTGCCTGCATTTATTTTTTGGTGGATTGTAGGGGCGGAAGTAAGCGGTGTGGGGCGTGCCGAAACCAATATTGAAGTTTCTGCTAACCCTGTGACGAAAACGGTGGCTTTGTCTATTTTGGCTTTAACGGTAGGAATTGCCGCCTGGCAGGGGATTGTGTTGGCTAGTCAATTTCATTCTTTTCGCGGTCAAAAAAGTATGGCTAATCAGCAGACAGCCCAAGCGGAAAAAGATTTGTCCTATGCCCTTAAACTCTATCCCGCCAATACGGAAGCCGGTTTTAAATTGGGCAATTTACTGCTTTCTCAGCAGAAATATGCTGATGCGCTGCAAACGTTTGAAAAATCGATCTCCGCGGCGGCTTATTATGATCAAGTCTATTATCATGCTGCTATCGCGGCTTTGGGATCGAAAGATAATGCCAAGTCTGTGCGGTATTTAAGGGAAACATTGCGTTTGGATCCTTTTAACTTAGCTGCCTATGAAACATTGGGTAAATTGGTGCGGGAAGATGTGATTTACTCCGATGAAGAAACAATGACTATTTTAGAAAGAGGATTGGATTTGTTTCCGTATGATACCAGTTTGTGGCATGATGTGGGGGATATTTATTTAAAACGCGGCGAAAAAGAATATGCCAAAACCGTTTACAAAAAGGCATTGACGATTGATACTTTAGATAAATCATTGCTAAAGAGATTGTCTAAATTATACGGGAAGGAAGAAGAAAAACCGGAAATTTTGTCGCAAGCGAAACAATTGCAACAATATTACGATCAGGTGAATAATATTCAAGGTTCTTCTCGTGCCAAACTTAAAAAATTGCGCAGTCAATTGGAACAATATGTGCAACTTTATCCGCAAGACACCAATGGCTCTATCTTGCTGGCGCGATATTTCATGTTGACGGGAAATGATATTAAATCCAAAGAACTGTTAGAAAGTATTTTGCAAAACCACCCGGAAGATTTATCAGCCAATTTGGCACTGTCTTCCCTGCTGCAACAGGCAGAAGACCTTGAAAATGCTAAAAAATATCTAAACAACGTATTGTTTTATTATCCTCAAAATCAAACGGCTACCCGTCGATTGGAGCGTTTGGAAGGGAAATAA